Proteins found in one Crassostrea angulata isolate pt1a10 chromosome 3, ASM2561291v2, whole genome shotgun sequence genomic segment:
- the LOC128176639 gene encoding kyphoscoliosis peptidase-like, with protein MGCGSSTPTSTTPKTKSSNQNDVIVTSDVTEQDFASSTTKSKKASSQTNGTAQPIKPKSNGTTQHQVQQQNTTTQHQVQQQNGSAKSSSGVNVVLSAKSSSSSRSRKDDIIVENVEEIAGDNVKPKPSRKKKAQIMSNPDMFKNIDSHVARTPASACSSIPTLTEYLIKPARTPLERARAIYKWVTTNIAYDVDGYMGRSEKKSCDSGNVLQSRTSVCSGYSNLFESLCRCAHVPVKVINGYAKGFSHKNKDEIDLSTLQTNHAWNAIFVEGEWRLVDCTWDAGYIDGKSFHWRKKDYYFLMDPEYFISTHLPYMNNDLTTSETWQLLDKPVDPKTYFKSVKLEEGSVNFGVFPRSHKDTIIHMKGEVCIEIQKFTSGEIEDTLLTFKNEEGTKEYKDCVATERSGNDIIKLHVRPPKPGNYKLNLFIYATGEKKEWPQLFNYEIKCDKVMDNLVPFPDYRQIYGPKPEYKELGFGEGVKDQSFYTTNSGEVEIVLPTLRQMSVLCTLEDANSNKIQNAVFQQSTENSIFLSARLPQKGYYKLIIFAEKENKHVVGITYMIYCSNIVGKFMAFPVQYGGKATEYRVILHEPKVKEIPANSTVVFRFSSPILKSVQAGSKVFKKTNDKDDWEISVDTPEAGSQFNLFGSDEESGTRSGLFGYITK; from the exons ATGGGATGTGGCTCATCAACACCGACTTCTACCACTCCAAAAACCAAAAGTAGTAAtcaaaatgacgtcatagttacgTCAGACGTTACCGAGCAAGACTTTGCCTCATCGACAACAAAGTCAAAGAAAGCATCATCACAAACCAATGGAACTGCGCAACCTATCAAGCCCAAATCCAATGGTACAACGCAACATCAAGTACAGCAACAGAATACCACAACGCAGCATCAAGTACAGCAACAAAATGGTTCAGCAAAGTCTTCGAGTGGGGTTAACGTTGTATTATCAGCTAAATCTTCATCATCGAGCAGGTCTCGAAAAGACGACATTATTGTTGAAAACGTCGAGGAAATTGCAGGGGATAATGTCAAACCAAAGCCATCCAGGAAAAAGAAAGCGCAAATCATGTCTAATCCTGATATGTTTAAGAACATAGACAGTCACGTTGCAAGA ACACCAGCTTCTGCGTGTAGCTCAATACCAACTCTGACCGAATACCTGATAAAGCCCGCCCGGACACCACTGGAGAGAGCCCGGGCCATATACAAATGGGTCACGACAAATATAGC GTATGATGTCGATGGGTACATGGGAAGAAGCGAGAAGAAATCGTGCGATTCTGGAAATGTCCTCCAGAGCCGAACCAGCGTTTGCTCTGGATACAGCAATCTCTTCGAAAGTCTTTGTCG ATGCGCCCATGTACCTGTAAAGGTCATAAACGGATATGCGAAGGGATTCAGTCACAAAAACAAGGACGAAATTGATCTTTCTACTCTGCAAACTAACCATGCCTGGAACGCCATCTTTGTTGAAGGAGAATGGCGATTGGTGGATTGTACGTGGGATGCTGGTTATATCGATGGCAAGTCTTTCCACTGGCGCAAGAAAGACTACTACTTTCTTATGGACCCCGAATACTTTATAAGCACGCACCTGCCATACATGAACAACGATCTGACCACTAGCGAAACATGGCAGCTATTGGATAAACCTGTGGATCCGAAAACCTATTTCAAATCTGTAAAATTAGAGGAAGGTTCCGTAAACTTTGGAGTATTCCCTCGTTCTCATAAAGACACTATAATACACATGAAAGGAGAAGTttgtatagaaatacaaaagttTACCTCCGGAGAGATTGAAGATACATTATTAACATTCAAGAACGAAGAAGGTACAAAGGAATACAAAGATTGCGTAGCTACGGAGAGGTCCGGAAATGACATCATCAAACTTCACGTGCGGCCACCTAAACCTGGAAATTACAAGCTTAACCTGTTTATCTATGCTACCGGAGAAAAGAAAGAATGGCCACAACTGTtcaattatgaaattaaatgcgACAAAGTTATGGACAATTTGGTTCCGTTTCCAGACTATCGACAGATATATGGCCCCAAACCGGAATACAAAGAGCTAGGGTTTGGAGAGGGTGTTAAAGACCAATCTTTTTACACCACTAATTCGGGGGAAGTGGAAATTGTACTTCCTACTCTTCGACAAATGTCTGTTCTTTGTACACTAGAGGACGCAAATTccaacaaaattcaaaatgccGTGTTTCAACAATCCACCGAGAACTCAATCTTCTTGTCAGCAAGGCTTCCTCAAAAAGGATATTATAAACTTATCATATTTGCTGAAAAAGAGAATAAACATGTTGTAGGAATAACATACATGATATACTGCTCCAACATTGTCGGTAAATTCATGGCTTTTCCGGTCCAATATGGAGGCAAAGCCACTGAATATCGAGTAATACTTCATGAACCAAAAGTGAAAGAAATTCCCGCCAATAGTACTGTAGTTTTTCGGTTTTCTTCAccgattttaaaatctgttcaaGCAGGATCAAAAGTCTTTAAGAAAACAAACGACAAAGACGACTGGGAAATCAGTGTTGATACCCCTGAAGCAGGATCACAGTTCAATTTGTTTGGAAGTGATGAAGAAAGCGGAACTAGAAGTGGGCTATTCGGgtacattacaaaataa